One Monomorium pharaonis isolate MP-MQ-018 chromosome 4, ASM1337386v2, whole genome shotgun sequence DNA segment encodes these proteins:
- the LOC105830510 gene encoding coiled-coil domain-containing protein 112 has protein sequence MNGIIHEKDKKKKRIPSCGKVCSAESTKCRKSLLKLKQQEYLMEKSLANLMENMKLEPEVLRPVLHNMSDISKNRETFLDSIKKPLKEIIKELQSVQSVTNCPKQIQKLDTNAYKQRLERLSQKIRDFQESSQLQAATLSQEQTALESELREFESNLHKYENATGSIGKPTSAASSNKENKKCYDYKEIEDFHELIAKTGHTDNWSDGDHLLFLKMRKKCSNIPALVTAIRVKCPDLTAETIVNHEAWYKVYLSLREKQRSSVKEWRKQKETEKMKMKNREDETGAKTTEEISREERNSNITKDLSTCVKDKCEGRITKTGNSDDISNQKKELIRQWKTEKERKRLMDEEQLKILMKSKLAAQEKRKRERLKRLREVLGERCERKSMVVPSETSKNDSRTGPKYNPMLIKAFRQQDAEYTRRQKNLIAKQRLIKNQTVKIARSQISTKQDHSTLLNSTEVWREKCRKHDPNTREPKKLQYIKDVPRLHIHWRNKESMEIKDALSFS, from the exons atGAATGGAATTATTCACgagaaagataagaaaaaaaagcgaaTTCCGTCGTGTGGGAAAGTGTGCTCCGCTGAAAGTACGAAGTGCAGGAAATCCCTGTTGAAGCTAAAGCAGCAAGAATACTTGATGGAAAAGAGCCTCGCCAACTTGATGGAGAACATGAAACTGGAACCAGAAGTTCTACGACCCGTTTTGCATAATATGAGTGACATCTCGAAAAACAG ggAGACTTTTTTGGATAGTATAAAGAAACCCTTGAAGGAAATAATTAAGGAACTGCAATCGGTGCAATCGGTCACAAATTGTCCCAAACAGATCCAGAAGTTAG ATACGAATGCATACAAACAACGGCTCGAGAGATTGTCGCAAAAAATTCGGGACTTTCAGGAGTCCTCTCAACTACAGGCTGCAACTTTGTCGCAGGAGCAAACTGCCCTCGAATCTGAATTACGCGAATTTGAATCGAATTTGCATAAGTATGAGAATGCAACCGGTAGTATCGGCAAACCAACGTCCGCCGCATCTTCTAAcaaggaaaataaaaagtgttatGATTATAAGGAGATCGAGGACTTCCACGAGTTAATTGCTAAAACAG GCCATACTGATAACTGGAGCGACGGTGATCATCTCCTATTTctgaaaatgagaaaaaagtgCAGCAACATTCCTGCTCTTGTGACTGCCATTCGAGTCAAATGTCCGGATCTAACAGCGGAGACTATAGTGAATCACGAGGCTTGGTACAAGGTTTATCTGAGCCTGCGTGAAAAGCAACGATCGAGCGTCAAAGAATGGCGCAAACAAAAAGAAACGGAGAAGATGAAGATGAAAAATCGCGAGGATGAAACCGGAGCCAAAACCACGGAAGAGATTTCACGAGAGGAAAGAAATTCCAATATCACAAAAGATCTTTCGACTTGCGTGAAGGATAAATGCGAAGGGAGAATAACGAAGACTGGCAACTCTGATGATATCAGTAATCAGAAGAAGGAATTAATAAGACAGTGGAAAACAGAAAAAGAGCGTAAACGTTTGATGGACGAGGAGCAGTTGAAGATTCTGATGAAGTCGAAGCTTGCCGCGCAAGAAAAACGTAAAAGGGAAAGATTGAAAAGACTTCGGGAAGTTTTGGGGGAGCGTTGTGAGAGAAAATCGATGGTAGTTCCTTCCGAAACTTCGAAAAACGATTCGAGAACAGGACCGAAGTATAATCCGATGTTGATTAAAGCTTTTAG GCAGCAAGATGCAGAATATACAAGAAGACAAAAGAATTTGATAGCGAAACaaagattgattaaaaatcaaaCGGTAAAAATTGCAAGATCACAAATATCGACAAAGCAAGATCACTCCACTCTGTTGAATTCGACTGAAGTGTGGAGAGAAAAATGCAGGAAGCATGATCCTAACACGAGGGAGCCAAAGAAGTTGCAGTATATCAAAGACGTTCCACGTTT aCATATCCATTGGAGAAACAAGGAATCGATGGAGATTAAGGATGCTCTGTCGTTTTCTTGA